The following proteins are encoded in a genomic region of Heliangelus exortis chromosome 7, bHelExo1.hap1, whole genome shotgun sequence:
- the DPCD gene encoding protein DPCD codes for MAVPSWLERLRAASKTALVQDGKRKIHYLFEDGKEMAEEYDVKTGQLVSRKWREKNTLGGSGKWQIEVGEPISPLLGAVESELIKESSSNPVFMRKDTLSSFQWRIRNLPYPKEVYSVSVEKEQRCCVIRTTNKKYYKKFSIPDLDRYQLPLDAAALSFTHANNTLIITYQKPKEILAAEEQLQKELKKIKAASSGDGDCKTQ; via the exons ATGGCGGtgccgagctggctggagaggCTGCGGGCTGCCAGCAAGACAGCGTTGGTGCAGGACG GGAAGCGGAAGATCCACTACTTGTTCGAGGATGGCAAGGAGATGGCTGAAGAGTACGATGTGAAGACTGGTCAGTTAGTGA GTAGAAAATGGCGAGAGAAGAACACCCTTGGGGGCTCTGGCAAGTGGCAGATCGAAGTGGGAGAGCCAATCTCACCACTTCTGGGAGCAGTGGAATCAGAGCTCATAAAGGAAAGCAGCTCCAAT CCTGTCTTCATGAGGAAGGATACCCTGAGCAGCTTCCAGTGGCGGATCCGTAACCTGCCCTATCCCAAGGAGGTCTACAGCGTCTCCGTGGAGAAGGAGCAGCGCTGCTGTGTCATCCGGACCACCAACAAGAA GTACTACAAGAAGTTCTCTATTCCTGACCTGGACAGATACCAACTCCCCTTGGATGCAGCTGCCCTGAGCTTCACCCATGCCAACAACACCCTGATCATCACG tACCAGAAGCCAAAGGAGATCctggctgcagaagagcagtTGCAGAAGGAGCTGAAGAAGATAAAGGCAGCTagcagtggggatggggactGTAAGACCCAGTAG